Proteins encoded together in one Balearica regulorum gibbericeps isolate bBalReg1 chromosome 3, bBalReg1.pri, whole genome shotgun sequence window:
- the ZBTB2 gene encoding zinc finger and BTB domain-containing protein 2: protein MDLANHGLILLQQLNAQREFGFLCDCTVAIGDVYFKAHKSVLASFSNYFKMLFVHQTSECVRLKATDIQPDIFSYLLHLMYTGKMAPQLIDPVRLEQGIKFLHAYPLIQEASLASQGTFSHPDQVFPLASSLYGIQIADHQIRHPTKVTSATDKLGREPRPQTSRMNQEQVSEGSQLSQLAATLPQVTRTNMSTSDPLPSSLSPELVSAAGNNSPAGEEANMEASSSDEQPASLTIAHVKPSIMKRNGSFPKYYACHLCGRRFNLRSSLREHLQIHTGVPFTSSQQGESNISLSLCNSTADKDAVEVPEAGMISDSELQQISDSPIIDGQQQSETPPPSDIADIDNLEQADQEREVKRRKYECSICGRKFIQKSHWREHMYIHTGKPFKCSTCDKSFCRANQAARHVCLNQSMDTYTMVDKQTLELCTFEEGSQMDNMLVQTNKPYKCNLCDKTFSTPNEVVKHSCQNQNSVFTLEEDRSILLGGGDTEATETDNAVLASIKKEQEAVLLD, encoded by the exons ATGGATTTGGCCAACCATGGACTTATTCTGCTGCAGCAACTAAACGCTCAGCGAGAGTTCGGTTTCCTGTGTGACTGCACAGTTGCCATTGGTGATGTCTACTTCAAGGCACACAAATCGGTCCTTGCTTCTTTCTCCAACTACTTCAAGATGTTGTTTGTTCATCAAACCAG TGAATGTGTCCGTTTGAAAGCGACTGACATACAGCCAGATATCTTCAGTTATCTCTTGCATTTGATGTACACTGGGAAGATGGCACCGCAACTCATTGACCCAGTTCGACTAGAGCAGGGAATAAAGTTTCTGCATGCATATCCACTAATTCAAGAGGCCAGCCTTGCAAGTCAGGGAACTTTTTCTCACCCGGATCAAGTTTTTCCATTAGCATCTTCATTATATGGCATTCAGATTGCAGATCACCAGATAAGACATCCCACTAAGGTTACATCAGCAACTGACAAACTCGGGCGAGAACCAAGGCCACAGACATCACGGATGAACCAAGAGCAGGTTTCCGAAGGCTCCCAGCTCTCGCAGTTAGCTGCAACTCTGCCACAAGTGACCCGGACAAACATGTCCACTTCTGACCCATTGCCATCTTCTTTATCTCCAGAATTGGTATCTGCTGCTGGTAATAATTCACCTGCAGGCGAAGAGGCCAACATGGAAGCATCTTCTTCAGATGAGCAGCCTGCCTCACTCACAATAGCACACGTCAAGCCAAGCATTATGAAAAGGAACGGGAGCTTCCCAAAATACTATGCCTGCCACCTCTGTGGTCGCCGGTTCAATTTGCGAAGTAGTTTGCGTGAGCACCTGCAGATCCACACGGGAGTTCCCTTCACATCTAGCCAGCAGGGAGAAAGTAATATTTCTTTGTCGCTCTGTAACAGCACAGCTGATAAAGATGCCGTGGAagtgcctgaagcagggatgaTTAGTGACAGCGAGCTGCAGCAGATCTCAGACTCCCCAATAATTGATGGGCAGCAGCAGTCAGAGACACCGCCCCCCTCCGATATTGCAGACATAGACAACTTGGAGCAGGCAGATCAAGAGAGGGAAGTGAAAAGACGGAAATATGAATGTTCCATCTGTGGTCGCAAATTTATTCAGAAAAGCCACTGGAGGGAGCACATGTACATACACACCGGCAAGCCCTTCAAGTGCAGCACTTGTGACAAAAGCTTTTGTAGGGCTAACCAGGCTGCCAGACACGTGTGCCTAAACCAGAGCATGGACACATACACAATGGTGGACAAACAGACTCTGGAACTCTGTACTTTTGAGGAAGGCAGTCAAATGGACAACATGCTAGTACAGACCAACAAGCCCTACAAATGTAACTTGTgtgacaaaacattttcaactcCCAATGAAGTAGTCAAACATTCGTGCCAAAATCAAAACTCTGTCTTTACACTAGAAGAAGATCGCTCCATTCTGCTAGGTGGTGGGGACACAGAAGCCACAGAGACTGATAATGCAGTGTTAGCCTCCATCAAAAAGGAGCAGGAAGCAGTGTTGTTAGACTGA